ATGTAAACACATGATCACTGTTTATGCTGGAGAACTTCTTAAAATAGTTATAGTTTAGTCAATGAATGAAAAGCTTTCAGTCACTTGATAAAACACTAgcctttaaaaattattatagGTACAGGTAAtaaatttatacactttttgACAAACTGCACTGTTATATGAAGAAAACCTGATCCCAACTCACCGATTACAGAGATGACTGAGTGTTGAGATTTTTGAGATATCAGAGTTATACTGTTAAAAGtctcacagctgtagtttccacTCTGACTCATCCGAACATCCATCAGTCTGAACTCTGATCCATTATCAGGCAGCTGATCTCCATTCAGAAACCACTGAAACTGGGCAGGAGGTCTGGATTCAACTGAACAGGTGAGGTTGATGTCTGAGCCTGTTGTATAATATTGTTGTGATGGTGATGCAAccacatttgtattttctggGCCATCTAAATATAGAGGGAACAGAGAAAATGTTTACTGTGCGAAAAATTAATGCTCCTGGCAGGGATTATAATTTAAACTCTCTATATCTGCATATATACATTTTAAGATAAGTCGCTGAGAATTTGGGTGAATAACTCACAATTGATGTTCAGATTTACTGGCTCACTGGCACCATTACTGACAGGATTGGCCACGCGACACCTGAATGATCCCTGATCAAAACGGGTCACGTTTATAACCACACTGGAGCCTCCATCAGTGAGATGAACTCTGTCACTTTCTGTAACCACAGAACTGCCGTTCAGCCAGAGGAAAGAGAGGGCGGATCCAGAGGCAGAGcaggacagagagacagagctaTTAAACTCAGTCAAGTCTGTGCTGCTGGATGTTACACTTATATTGGAGACTCGCTCTGTGgaagaaaaataatgtttttatagTGACCATCATCTCACATCATCACAGAGGGTCAGAAAATAACAATGCATTTCACAATGAGCTGTCATGGCTCATGTTAATCATTTTATTTGgccaaattattattattattaactcaTTTATTCGAAAAGCTAGTTTCCTAGAGATCTGGTTCTCATTTAAAAGAGACACATGTACACCAAAAAACATATACAACAAtatagacagacagaaagacactTACAAGTCATTACACTTACAATCATTAGACtatttgttttgatttatttttaaaaatacaaaatataattcATGTTCATAAATTAAGAAGAGTATGTGCAAGAGTGAATACTGAATGATTTAAGTTGTTCCAGTGAAATAGGAGAATATAATTTCACTGATACATCATTTCATTGCCATCATGTAAAAAATTACATTCAGATTCAGATTATTAAAGTAATTTAATTCAGAAATTAAAGTTTGAAAATAATATTGTGTAATCACATTACTTCACTACACTCTTAAATATTGCTTGTGtgtaaaatacatataaaaatgaCATATATTTGTTGTTCGCATAGTATAAAAGAACTGAAATATATGACATCTTTATTTTAGCTCAAAACTACgataaaaagttaaataaaaatgtttcaagTCCATTTCCGAAAAATCGATGATTTAGAACAATCAGCAAACTATAATAAACCTGGTTTTATTCTGAAACTTAGTCTAAATCTGTTACCTTTTGTTTTCAAGTAGCTAATAAAATGCTGAATCTATAAAAGGCGTTTATTATCTCAGACACACCCACATGGAGAAATGAACTCAAAATCACAAATAAActtctttaaaatatttgttaGAGAATACATTATATAATAAAACAGCCCtttaattttttcaaaaatGGATGTTTGAAAAATTTGTTGTTGGATTTCAGCACCTGCTTACCATAAATCTCCAGTCTGGTTCTTCCTGTCTTTGCTGGTTCACCAGCTGGTGAAATGCGAACTGTGTATTCTCCAATGTCATTCACAGTCAGACTCCTGAGCTCCAGAGATCCAGTAGATGGGAAGAGGGTGATCCTGCCTTCATACCCGGCTCCAGTTATGTTTGCAGTACTTGAGGTTATTATATTCTTAGAACCAAAAACCCAGACCACAGACAGAAATGGTGTTTCTGTTGGAGTCAGTGTTGTAGTGAACATCACAGTTTCTCCTACAGCTGCATTCAGAGGACCATCAGGCAACACACCAGATCCTTCACTCAAACCTAGAGgagacattttttttgtgtgaaggAATTTAATGAGCACATAGCAGCATTGGAAACTGCCATGACTTTGATGATAAGCGAAAGTAGTTGTTTGAAGATTTTCTATAAttattgcaaaaaataaatttgttttttcttttgaaatcaAATGTAGTGCTTTtccttttacttatttatttatttcgaAAAAGTAGACTGATTAATGGTGaggcaaacaaaaacacacttcaATTCCCTACAAAACTAAAATCCTTTAACcttcaaaaaattaaaaacatatgGAGCAAAAaggagaaactgaaaattctgaaCAACAGAGttaaaacatgacaaaaaaacTTTCTCTCCATACTGTGCTTCTTCGTAGCCCTGATCTGAAATCCATCTTTGTACAACATGTCTCAGATTCTAAAAAGTAAAATGGAGGTAAGAGGTTTGCCAGAGCACCTACACATTTTTACCCTTTAACTAAATATTTACCTTCAACCTATGAAAGAGGTGTGCCAGCTGGGATATGAAAACCACGGTGTGAGGAGTATTTAAACAGCTATTTATATCCAGAAATTATTTTAGTCCTTTAATATGATTATGCACATGTCTAAATTTTTGCCTtcactgtttctgtgtgtgggataaaaaataaagtactgTATATTTTGTCACATTGTAccatttaaatttaataaaacgTGTCCcttaatattaaaaatgtaatttacatTGTTATAGCTGAGAACATAAATTACAACTGTAGTTGGGGCATAACATGTCATATTTAATTCACACAGCTTAAAAGTGATAACTGTTGCTTTAACTCCTCACTACTGTGGGCAGTGAATAGGACAACGCAGAGTAAAACACTAAAAGTCACATGAGGAACTAAGTTAAAGAAAATAGAAAGTAAACTGAAAGAGGGACAAACAACCAAcataaaaaacagtgaaaacaaagatgaaaaattaaGGATTATTACAGAAACTATAATTACAATAATTGCAAAGACCATGACACATCTTCTATTTGCTCCTGTCTTATATATCGTCACTGTATAATCCTGCTTCTTATAACTGTCAAGCCAATTACAATTACATTACAATACAATACATATTATCAAAGTAGAATATTCATTTTGTGTTTGATTAAATAATATCCAGAAGTATTTGGCAGATATCTCACAATCACTGCAGAATAAATCTTAGTCAAACAAATTAGTTCCAGTCTACATCAATAGGAAAATGAGGAAGTAAAACATTAGCTTTTTGGGTGTTACGCTGTGCTTGAACTGCTTCTGTTAACTTATCATATTTGCTTAATAGGTATGTCAGCATAATCTATACTATACATTAACTAATTATGCTAAATAActtgaaaacaacaacaggaaaaacaggaaaaaggtgTGTTAAGCTGTGAAAGCTGACCTGAGATGACCCCAAGAATGATGAGGTGTATCAGAGCTGTTTCCATTTCTAAAGTGGCGTCTTTCACTCTTTGTCTTTTGCTTTGCTGATTCCAGTGCATCAACAACTGGATATTATGAAGCTAGCTTAAGGAAGCAAATTTGTTTATACCTGAAAGATTTATCGTAAGTAACTGTATTTGTTAAACATTAACACATCATTATGTTATACTGTCATTTCCCCATttcattctgacttttttttttttttttttttttttacagttcacGGAATTTCATTGAGCTGCAGAacataaatcaaacaaacaaaagaaaacacgcacttaaaaaaattaaattaatgtaaGTTTCATGCACACAAATGTGAACAGCACCAGCAACCACTGTTACTGCATCTCAGGGGAAACCGAAGTTTGTGAAGTGCAGCTGCTTATTCAATAACCTGAACTTCAGTGACTAGTTAGACTGGAAGTTAAAAGATACACGTCTATTGCCAAAGAAAATTCAAACTGGCCCTCTAATGCacaaatattttacaaaatacTACAGCAGACGATGACAATATTATAGGAAGCTATTGTGGCGacccactagagggctccactcacacccaaacTTGGAGGAGGGgttctgttgtgtttgtttgtgtttggcgCTCCAGTTGCCGGACTTCTGGCACCACGACCCCTCGTCATGGTTCGTCCACGTGGAGGCTCAGTTTGGTCTCCACGGCATCTCGGCTGACAACACGAAATTTCATCATGTGGTATGCCcgtcagctttaaaaaaataataaaaaaaaatagatgtttATTTTCTGGACTGTAGTCACTGTATTTCAATTAAATGTTACTCTCCTGTGtattatgtaaaaataaagtaataaataaaggatttatagatttatttatttatttagcatgACTATGattggcagaaaaaaaacattggcaCACACTAAAACTGGGAATACTTTGGAGGGCCGCACCAATAAACTGAATCTGATTTTTTCTAAACAACTGTGAACAAAATGTGCATTTTCATGACATCACAACTCTTGTCCAGTGCCAAGGGAAAAAGTGAAAATTGTCTGCAAGGAAAAGCTCCAAATTATCCTTGAACTGTCTTTTTATAGTTCACCTGTAGGGGGCACACTCTGAAAATCCTTCTTTTTTCTCAGGgcgtatttaaaaaaaaggcagagaCCACCAAAAACTGTTTGATAAATCCTCCATCATAGAATGGCGTACTGTTTTATGTGATTTTGTGTAAAATCACAAAGCTGGTCTTGGCTGCTCCCTACATCACCCTGTGATGTTTAAAGGTTGATTATAGTAAAGGTTCAGATGTCCTTTTTCTCCTTCGCACAAATCAAGTTCTTGTATTTTTCTGTGTGGTTTGTCTCATAATTGTGATTCAAGTAGCAATCTGCTCCCCACAAACCAAACACACTACCTGTGACTTCAAAGTAATACTTAGAAGAACATGTCTGTTAAAACTCTACATTTTGGATctgtctttttttgtgtttgtgtttggtggttcGGAAACTCGCATCTCTCAGAAATATTTGTTCCACTGCATTTATGGTGAAGCTGCATTTGcttgcacacatgcacatacacaaatgtaaaataataataatgaaagtaGCAAAGCTGTATTGTGATTTCCCCACAAAAATTGGTGTTTAGTGATCCCAGTGTGAGGTTGTCAATGAAAACAGCATGGTTCTGAGGTTGTAAGTAGTGCTTTTAATATTGACTAATTAACTGTAAAAACTTTTCTCCAGCTAATGCACCGGTCTAGTGAGGGGACGTTGGTGAGGACAGGCAAAGATAAGGTTGTTTTGCACCCAGGTAAAATCACCACAGTGAGatgctgtgcacacacacagaatgaaaaagacactgTAACATTGTCTTGCCCCAGACAGAATACTGACCTACCTGAGGGGCTACACATTTAAAGACACCTTTCACTTTTAAAAGGGTAACTCTGCAACCATCCCTGTCTCTGTAATCAAGACCACGGGACACTGTATCACACTGGGCCAACTCGTCCTGGCAGCCCTGGTAATCAATCAGAGTCAAATTAAACTGAATACCCAACAGACTTAAATTAAATGTGTCTTCCTTTGTAATGCTCATTTATGCCTTATGTGTTTTTTGtaaagagaaacacaaagatTTTTGGTATTCCTTTATGTTTGTTGAATGTTAGAACTGTAATGGAGAAAATGACCCAACCAAGTGTATGGGCTCAGGGGTGTGGAGTGTGTATATGGTTGGGCAAAAAATGTTTGATAACATTAGGAGAACCTAAATGTGTGTAATGTGTACGTGTATATGGTATATAAGGCGTATAAGTTAATAAGTGAGTGTTAATGAGTAATTCATAAAAAACCACAAGTATCTCCCTCAAAAtgtcttagaaaaaaaaatgacaaaaaaaaaaaacatcaacagcACAGGCTGTTGGCTATGAATTGTTAATTCTACACAATCATTTGCCAATCAAGTGTTAAGGCCAGTGTGTAGCCTAAGTGCCACTGGAACACAAGAGCAGTAAATCTGGGTCAGAATAATGAATAATATCACAAACTGACCATCTACTAGTGccagttttaataaataaatatattaatataaatatatacttgTGAGTAATTTCATACAGAATTTTTGTTATTACTGCAGCTCACACTTTGGGAATCACTGCTCTAAGGACTGCACAGCTTCTGCCACAAGGTGGCATGCAAAGGTCAATGATCAGTTAATGAGTAAGGATGTATTAGTTGCCAGTGTTTTTCCAGTAATAAATGAGTCCTGAGATAGACTTTGGGTTTGATGGTTGGACTCTAATCTTTTGCACATTGCAAGGTTTTATCAGTGGCTATAAAACCATTAGCCTATTTTATaccatttcatttttactgGTAAGAATCTACTGATCACCTTATTTTAGAAATTGAAGGTGTTCAGTGAAAACTACTGCCACAATTCTGTTAAAAAAAGCCAATTAAGGCTatgcttctgtttttaaaaatgagaaacaagTAAACAGAAGCACTAATACAACATCCAGCTCACAACTTTTTTGTGACGACACCTTCACTGAGTTtactgcagaaaaaaaggaacGCAAACATCAGCTACCAGGTTTACCAGCTGATGGAGACAATTATGAAAACAATGAGCTGGATAAATATGACTGTGTCCACAACTGTTTgaatgttcatttaaaaaagaggaaacaacaaggttacattattaaatgtatttaaatatgaaatttaaacaaatattgACTACGTACATCTTTATTTGTCCTAATATGACCACTTTAAAAACTACAGTCATATGTGGgtatttgtgttgtgtttgactTTTTGTGCTACTGTGAATTAACCAATAAACATAACACGTGCACACAAGTATGATTTAGACCTTTGCTATTCAAACAGAGCAAAAAATTTACATATGTCAGTTTCTGTACTTGTATCCAATTTTGACTAATTTTTACTGTAGAAACCTCAGTTAAATATCCATGATAATATTAAGTTCAGTGAAACACAGCCGCATCACTTTTCCTCAGTCTTTAGTCACCACCCTGCACCATGTTGCAGCTTATGACATGGAAGTATCAGTTCcaaaagttttatttcattattgaAACCTTTAATAAGATGTAGTAGGTAAATGAGAAGTTGATGGAAAAACTCCAAATATACAACTAGAGGCTACATGTATGGAGCTTTATATAGagcaataaaaattaaaaacttatGACAGAGAAAATAGTCATTTTTATTTGTGCAAACAAATAATTTATaagacaaaacattttcttaaatctTATCAGAAATTATACAATATCAAACCAACAAAAATGATAACTGTCCTCCTCCTGCAGCAGGTGAAGACTTCATAAATGTGTCGTCTGCAGGACATCTGATTAAAGTAAACATTTGGTTAGAATAATTTTTTCTACAGATAAAAAGAAATCTTGGTGTTTGTAAAGTTTTTACCTCTTAATAAACATTACTAATATATTTAAACTAACCTTAGAAAGGAAATCTGATCACTGGGTTTATATGTTACATTTTCTTGTCATAGAAATGGAAATGTCCCCATACATACTTTCTCCTTGTTCTTAGAAAACTATGATGCTACAGTGCACATAATTATTCATAAATACAATAAGTTTGATTCgctaatttctttattttgctaAAAGAGATATGCAGAGTGACTTTAGGGTTATAAAAGATACAtacctgtattttttttcagaTGACTTTTGTGAAATctaaacaacagaaaagaagcattaTTAAATTGTGGTCTTGCACTTAGATGCAACACAAAACAGTAATACCAAACATGTGTGTTATATTTGAGTTCAACAAAAAATCCCAATGCTTATTATAAAAAAGTTTACTTTGTATTGCTGTTGTAAAGAAGCAGTGAAATGAAACTCAAGTTTGGAGAAATGGTGGATGCACTATGTGGGAACTGAGATGTTGCAAACATTTAGTGGCTAGTTGGATATTAAGTGTTAGGTATTAGAAACAACTGTTGTGTTATTATGTTCAGTTAAAGATACTGAGTGTTAAACTATCATTAGTATCATGTATACACAACATAAAAGAGTATCAGCACAAGCACATACCTGTTACAGTCAGTCCATGCACCGCTGATGATGATGTTCTCTCTGTTATATTATTCCATGCCTGACAGATGTAGTTGCCACTGTCAGATAATTCAACTTCTTCTTTAATGTACTCAGCTGAGTTGGTGAGTATCTCTGTACCATTAAAGAACCAGGTGAATCTGGCAGACGGTGTGGACTCAGCAGAGCAGGTCAGTTTTAAGGTGCCTTTGATATTTATCTTATTTGGACCTTTGATTTGAACATTTTCTGGTCCATCTGAAAAAACgggcaaaaataataaatgtgttCATTACTTTTGAATTAAAATTCTGCAATTCATGGCTATATATTATATCAATAGTGTCCTTCAAAATTCAACATTATTTTACTGTATGCATGAACAATTGATGTAAACTGATTAGGCCGTTACTTACAGTTAGCAATCATGATGTATTTAGCTTCATCACTGCTGATGGGGTTGCTGATCTGGCAAAAATATTCTCCATTGTCTTTCCTATTCACAGTGTTAAAGGTCAACACTCTGTTATTGTCAGAAAGGATCATGTTGTCAGTCGGAGTCAGGTAGGAGCCATCCTTCATCCAGTTTCTTGTAAAGACTGAGCCAGAAGCCTCACAGGTTAAGTTGACAGAGGTTCCCTCAACTGGCAGGTTTGTTGATGGTTTGACAGAAGAACCtgatattttctctgtttgccaaaaataaatgtttaagaaagaagaaaaatttaGATTTGATCAAAAGTAATTGCATAACACAAGCAAAAATTATACACTGAGAGCAGAGATGGTGAAATGAAAGAGTCCAGCtgtaaaatcaaaaataatgatactaaaacagaacaaaaaacgCAGGATTTAAGGAAACTGTAGAGACATGAGATCAAACTGATTAATGAGTAACAATAAAATCAAGTCATATGTCCAACTAATAGTGCACAAAAATATACATGACTTTTTTTTAGAACATTTTTCACATAACTTCACCTTTAAAGACAAGATATGTACACTGTTGTTAAAAATGTCTGGTATCTTAGAATAAGCTATTTAACAATTTAACAGCTATTTTAAGGCTTTGCTAATGTTTTTTTCAATCTTCGTCTTAATGATGTATGAATTTGCCAGCAGATGACTAATGACAGGCAGACAAGGATAAATACAGACAACTTTTTAa
The genomic region above belongs to Oreochromis niloticus isolate F11D_XX linkage group LG11, O_niloticus_UMD_NMBU, whole genome shotgun sequence and contains:
- the LOC112848240 gene encoding carcinoembryonic antigen-related cell adhesion molecule 6-like, whose translation is MHWNQQSKRQRVKDATLEMETALIHLIILGVISGLSEGSGVLPDGPLNAAVGETVMFTTTLTPTETPFLSVVWVFGSKNIITSSTANITGAGYEGRITLFPSTGSLELRSLTVNDIGEYTVRISPAGEPAKTGRTRLEIYERVSNISVTSSSTDLTEFNSSVSLSCSASGSALSFLWLNGSSVVTESDRVHLTDGGSSVVINVTRFDQGSFRCRVANPVSNGASEPVNLNINYGPENTNVVASPSQQYYTTGSDINLTCSVESRPPAQFQWFLNGDQLPDNGSEFRLMDVRMSQSGNYSCETFNSITLISQKSQHSVISVIAPSDPSSGCTAGCITGIVIACFVIVAAAAGGGYYINKKK